The following are encoded together in the Corynebacterium jeikeium genome:
- a CDS encoding MerR family transcriptional regulator — translation MSAQRSHASAPAPSSSPAGKVLPTSSIGDVLKQLKPDFPDVTVSKIRFLESEGLVSPRRSQSGYRRFSPEDISRLRYILTLQRDNYLPLKVIRERLEAMDSGKVTPVTAARKSAPGAISPEQMRATQSRRLTRADVTARANVQDSFTGSLIRMGLISADPAGFFSVDDVEIVQIAQNLTDHGLDNRHLKALLTIANRQFDMVSRIASPLAHGRDENAQQRSAETAREMSALIISLNTALVKGNLG, via the coding sequence GTGAGCGCACAGAGAAGCCACGCTAGCGCTCCTGCACCTTCCTCCTCACCAGCCGGAAAGGTTCTTCCCACCTCGTCCATCGGCGATGTGCTGAAGCAGCTGAAGCCGGACTTTCCGGACGTCACCGTCTCGAAGATCCGCTTCCTGGAATCTGAAGGCTTGGTCAGCCCGCGCCGTTCCCAGAGCGGCTACCGGCGCTTTTCCCCGGAGGATATTTCCAGGCTGCGCTACATTCTGACCCTCCAGCGGGATAACTACCTTCCGCTGAAGGTTATCCGCGAACGCTTGGAGGCCATGGACTCCGGCAAGGTCACCCCGGTGACCGCCGCCCGCAAGTCTGCCCCCGGTGCGATTTCTCCGGAGCAGATGCGGGCCACGCAGTCCCGCCGCCTGACTCGCGCGGACGTTACGGCGCGCGCCAACGTGCAGGATTCCTTCACCGGATCCCTGATCCGCATGGGGCTGATCTCCGCTGACCCGGCCGGTTTCTTCTCGGTCGATGACGTAGAGATCGTGCAGATTGCACAGAACCTGACCGACCACGGCCTGGACAACCGCCACCTGAAGGCACTGCTGACCATCGCGAACCGCCAGTTCGACATGGTTTCCCGCATCGCCTCCCCGCTGGCTCATGGCCGCGACGAGAACGCCCAGCAGCGTTCCGCCGAGACCGCCCGCGAGATGTCT
- the secA2 gene encoding accessory Sec system translocase SecA2 — protein MAFDWFWKAMGSSPKKNQKKSRAVVAQADSSRYSGLSDAELRDAASDVVTEQSTSEDGHHFGGQVDDAPALLAILREAASRTLNMEPFDVQMQGTYRLLHGDVVEMATGEGKTLAGAMAAVGFALQGKRVHVITVNSYLAGRDNDWMGPMFDFFGLTHGAIHEDLTADQRRDIYSRDVIFGAINELGFDVLRDQLITRRADQVRTPADVAVIDEADSVMVDEALVPLVLAGSEPGPAPAGRITDLVKRMEEDKHFHVSEDHRNVFLTDEGAAFVEKELGVESLYEDEGELLVQVNVALHAEHLLIRDVHYIVRDGKVALIDGSRGRVAELQRWPDGLQAAVEAKEGLDVTDGGRILDQITIQALVGMYPEVCGMTGTALAAGDQLRQFYNLQVSVIEPNVPNIRFDEADRVYVSAAERNDAVVKHIVEVQKTGQPQLVGTQDVAESEELAEALLSAGVECSVLNAKNHEAEAAVVAEAGRPGRVTVSTQMAGRGTDIKLGGTDEAEHDEVVETGGLHVVGVGRFRSQRLDNQLRGRAGRQGDPGSSLFFVSLEDDVVAIGGAGEELQAQPEEDGLLPQKKVQQFVDHCQRVTEGQMLDIHATTWKYNKLIKDQRDIVNDRRDTLLDTAAAWDDLSYHNVDRAAELKKQGISEEVLEQAAREIMLFHLDNEWSEHLAYLDDVRESIHLRAIARESPIDEFHRMSIAAFGELAERAVNKARETFDEVEITSDGAQLGEMGLHKPSATWTYMVNDNPLSSSGGSVMGSIVQMFR, from the coding sequence ATGGCATTTGACTGGTTCTGGAAGGCGATGGGATCTTCCCCAAAGAAGAATCAGAAGAAAAGCCGGGCCGTGGTCGCTCAGGCCGACTCGTCGCGCTACTCGGGGCTAAGCGATGCGGAGCTTCGTGACGCCGCCTCGGACGTGGTCACCGAACAATCCACTAGCGAGGATGGCCACCACTTCGGTGGGCAGGTAGACGACGCCCCCGCGCTGCTGGCGATCCTCCGTGAAGCGGCAAGCCGCACCCTGAACATGGAGCCTTTCGACGTGCAGATGCAGGGCACCTACCGCCTTTTGCACGGCGATGTGGTGGAGATGGCCACCGGTGAGGGCAAGACCCTAGCCGGTGCGATGGCCGCCGTCGGCTTCGCCTTGCAGGGCAAGCGCGTGCACGTCATCACGGTCAACAGCTACCTAGCTGGGCGTGATAACGACTGGATGGGTCCGATGTTCGACTTCTTCGGGCTGACCCACGGCGCGATCCACGAGGACCTCACCGCGGACCAGCGCCGCGATATTTACTCCCGCGACGTCATTTTCGGCGCCATCAACGAGCTCGGCTTCGACGTCCTGCGCGACCAGCTGATCACCCGCCGCGCCGACCAGGTGCGCACCCCGGCGGACGTGGCCGTGATCGATGAGGCCGACTCGGTGATGGTCGACGAGGCTCTGGTGCCATTGGTGCTCGCCGGTTCCGAGCCCGGCCCCGCGCCCGCCGGCCGCATTACCGACCTGGTCAAGCGCATGGAGGAAGACAAGCACTTCCACGTCTCCGAGGATCACCGCAACGTCTTCCTCACCGACGAGGGCGCAGCATTCGTGGAGAAGGAACTGGGCGTGGAGTCCCTCTACGAAGACGAAGGCGAGCTACTAGTGCAGGTCAACGTCGCCCTACACGCCGAGCACCTGCTGATCCGAGACGTCCACTACATCGTGCGCGACGGCAAGGTTGCTCTTATTGACGGCTCCCGCGGCCGCGTGGCCGAGCTACAGCGTTGGCCCGATGGCTTGCAGGCCGCAGTGGAGGCCAAGGAGGGGCTGGACGTTACCGACGGCGGCCGCATCCTCGACCAGATCACCATCCAGGCGCTGGTCGGCATGTACCCCGAAGTCTGCGGCATGACCGGTACGGCCCTGGCAGCCGGCGACCAGCTGCGACAGTTCTACAACCTGCAGGTCTCCGTCATTGAACCGAACGTGCCGAACATCCGCTTCGACGAAGCCGACCGGGTGTACGTCTCCGCCGCCGAGCGCAACGACGCGGTGGTCAAGCACATCGTCGAGGTACAGAAGACCGGCCAGCCGCAGCTGGTGGGCACCCAGGACGTCGCGGAATCCGAGGAACTGGCAGAGGCCCTGCTCTCCGCGGGCGTGGAGTGCTCCGTGCTGAACGCGAAGAACCACGAGGCCGAGGCGGCCGTCGTCGCCGAGGCCGGCCGCCCGGGCCGCGTGACCGTCTCCACGCAGATGGCCGGCCGCGGTACGGACATCAAGCTAGGCGGTACCGACGAGGCCGAACACGACGAGGTCGTGGAGACCGGCGGCCTGCACGTCGTGGGCGTGGGCCGCTTCCGCTCCCAGCGATTGGATAACCAGCTGCGCGGCCGCGCGGGCCGTCAGGGCGATCCAGGCAGCTCCCTGTTCTTCGTATCCCTGGAAGACGATGTGGTCGCGATTGGTGGAGCAGGGGAGGAGCTGCAGGCCCAGCCAGAGGAAGACGGCCTGCTCCCGCAGAAGAAGGTCCAGCAGTTTGTGGACCACTGCCAGCGCGTGACGGAGGGCCAGATGTTGGACATTCACGCCACTACCTGGAAGTACAACAAGCTGATCAAGGACCAGCGCGACATCGTTAACGATCGCCGGGACACCCTGCTGGATACCGCCGCGGCCTGGGACGACCTGAGCTACCACAACGTCGACCGTGCCGCGGAGCTGAAGAAGCAGGGGATTAGCGAGGAGGTGCTGGAGCAGGCCGCCCGCGAAATCATGCTGTTCCACCTGGATAACGAGTGGTCGGAGCACCTGGCTTACCTGGATGACGTGCGCGAGTCCATCCACCTGCGTGCCATCGCCCGCGAATCGCCGATCGACGAGTTCCACCGCATGTCCATCGCCGCCTTCGGCGAGCTGGCCGAGCGCGCCGTCAACAAGGCACGCGAGACGTTTGACGAGGTAGAGATCACTTCCGACGGTGCCCAGCTGGGCGAGATGGGCCTTCACAAGCCCAGCGCAACGTGGACTTACATGGTGAACGACAACCCGCTGTCCTCCTCTGGGGGATCTGTGATGGGGTCTATCGTTCAGATGTTCCGCTAG
- the odhI gene encoding oxoglutarate dehydrogenase inhibitor Odhl, whose amino-acid sequence MSDNTGVPEASVETTSVFRADLLKEMESGSQHDASPAGVEGLPEGSALLVVKRGPNAGSRFLLDQETTAAGRHPDSDIFLDDVTVSRRHAEFRRNGDQYEVVDVGSLNGTYVNREPKNSSVLSNGDEIQIGKFRLVFLNGSKEA is encoded by the coding sequence ATGAGCGATAACACCGGAGTGCCTGAGGCTTCTGTCGAGACCACGTCAGTCTTTCGCGCAGACCTTCTAAAGGAGATGGAGTCTGGTTCGCAGCACGATGCCTCTCCCGCCGGTGTGGAGGGCCTTCCTGAGGGCTCCGCGCTGCTGGTTGTGAAGCGCGGCCCGAACGCTGGCTCCCGCTTCCTGCTGGACCAGGAAACGACCGCCGCTGGCCGCCACCCGGACAGCGACATCTTCCTGGATGACGTCACCGTTTCTCGCCGTCACGCCGAGTTCCGCCGCAATGGCGACCAGTACGAGGTTGTCGACGTCGGATCCCTGAACGGCACCTACGTCAACCGTGAGCCGAAGAACTCCTCGGTTCTGTCTAATGGCGACGAGATCCAGATCGGCAAGTTCCGCCTGGTGTTCCTGAACGGTTCGAAGGAAGCCTAA